The following is a genomic window from Streptomyces sp. BHT-5-2.
GGTGTTGGCGAACAGCGCCTCGGAGGCGCCCCGTTCGCGCGCGCGGGCCAGGGCCACGACATTCTCGCCGTACGAGGTGGTCTTCAGGCCGGTCAGGGCGCCGCGTTCGTTGCGGGTCCAGGGGACGGTGACGGCCGCGGTGGTGTCCGGGCGGCGGCCGGCCTCGGAGGCCGCGACGACCAGGGTCGGGCCGGCCTCGCCGCGGTCCGATCCGAGCGGGGAGATGCCGCCGGTGTAGGTGATCCGCAGCCGGCCCAGCGCCATCGGGTTGGCCTCCAGGACGGCCGCGCAGCCGCGCCGCACCTCGTCGAGGTCGGGGTCGGGCAGTCCGAGCCCGCGGGCGGAGTGGGCCAGGCGCTCCAGGTGGCGGGTGAGGGCGAAGGCGCGCCCCCGCTCGGCCTTGAGCGTCTCGAAGACCCCGTCGCCGACCGTCAGGCCGTGGTCGAAGACCGAGACCCGGGCGCCGTCGGCGTCCCGTAGTTCCCCGTCGAGCCAGATCTTCATCGCTTGGGTCCTCCGCTCACTTCGTGCTCACCGGACGCTACCGCGAGCAGTCGGCGCGCCTTCAACTCGGTCTCGGCCCACTCCCGCTCCGGATCCGAGTCCCAGATGATCCCGGCGCCCGCGCCGAAGCGGAGCGCCGGTCCCTCGGGGGCGGCACGGTCGATCCAGAACGTGCGGATGCCGACGTTGAGCCAGCCGGTGCGGCGGTCGGCGTCCACCCACCCGATGCCGCCGCAGTAGGGGCCCCGTGGGGCGGTCTCCAGTTCCTCGATGATCCGCAGGGCGCTGGACTTGGGGGCGCCGGTGACCGACCCCGGCGGGAAGGTGGCCCCGAGCAGATCGGCCCACGCCGTCTTCTCGTGGGCCTCGGCCAGTTCGCCGCGCACGGTGGAGACGAGGTGGACGAGGCCGGGGTGTTCCTCCACGGCACACAGGGCGGGGACGGTGACCGAGCCGGTGGCGCAGACCCGCCCCAGGTCGTTGCGGACCAGGTCGACGATCATCACGTTCTCCGCACGGTCCTTCTGCGAGAGGTCCGCCGGGGTGCAGCCGGTGCCCTTGATGGGGCCGGACTCCACGGTGCGGTCGTCGCGGCGCAGGAAGAGCTCCGGGGAGGCGGTGGCGATCTCGACGCCGTGGTCGGGCAGACGAATCGTTCCGGCGTAGGGCGCGGGGTTGCCGCGGGCCAGGACGGCGGAGAGCGCGTCCACGTCGGCGCACAGCGGGTCGGGCAGCGGTGCGGTCAATACCCGGCAGAGGTTGACCTGGTAGACCGTGCCGGCCGCGATGTGGGCCCGGATGCGCCGGACGCCGTCCGTATAGGCCGCGCGGTCCAGGGAACTGCGCCAGTCCGCCGGTGCGGGGCCGCGCCAGGCGCCGGGCGCGGGGGCGTCCGCGGCCGTGGCGGGGCGTACGTCCGCGAAGCGGGCGCAGACCACTCCCCCCTCGAAGTCGGCGGTCACCGCCCACCAGCCGGCGGAGTCCAGGGCCGCGGGATCGCTGGTCACATCGCGCAGGTCGGTGGCTATCAGGCCGCCGAAGCGGGCCATCGGAGCGAAGTCGTGCACGTCAGTGAGTCTATGGCGGGGCCCCCTCGATCGCCCGGCCCGAACGAGCAGCGCAGCACGCTGCACAAACGCGTTTTTGTACTGGCCCCGGAATCCGCTAAAGTTCAACACGTCGCCGGGACGCGGA
Proteins encoded in this region:
- a CDS encoding chorismate-binding protein, whose product is MHDFAPMARFGGLIATDLRDVTSDPAALDSAGWWAVTADFEGGVVCARFADVRPATAADAPAPGAWRGPAPADWRSSLDRAAYTDGVRRIRAHIAAGTVYQVNLCRVLTAPLPDPLCADVDALSAVLARGNPAPYAGTIRLPDHGVEIATASPELFLRRDDRTVESGPIKGTGCTPADLSQKDRAENVMIVDLVRNDLGRVCATGSVTVPALCAVEEHPGLVHLVSTVRGELAEAHEKTAWADLLGATFPPGSVTGAPKSSALRIIEELETAPRGPYCGGIGWVDADRRTGWLNVGIRTFWIDRAAPEGPALRFGAGAGIIWDSDPEREWAETELKARRLLAVASGEHEVSGGPKR
- a CDS encoding aminotransferase class IV → MKIWLDGELRDADGARVSVFDHGLTVGDGVFETLKAERGRAFALTRHLERLAHSARGLGLPDPDLDEVRRGCAAVLEANPMALGRLRITYTGGISPLGSDRGEAGPTLVVAASEAGRRPDTTAAVTVPWTRNERGALTGLKTTSYGENVVALARARERGASEALFANTVGALCEGTGSNVFVVLDGELHTPPLHSGCLAGITRALTVAWAGAKETDLPLDALESAEEIFLTSTLRDVQAVTRIDGRQLADEPGPVTAEAMRIFDRESAADFDPR